One Panicum virgatum strain AP13 chromosome 3N, P.virgatum_v5, whole genome shotgun sequence DNA segment encodes these proteins:
- the LOC120665115 gene encoding uncharacterized protein LOC120665115, translating into MARHAGKPLLALLVLSSLLLFLPLVASVPLPRSLRLGNPQQHPPAVKLAASSQEAAMAAWNLGSRPAARLAVEVNDYQPSGPNNRHDPPKGPGRA; encoded by the exons ATGGCGCGCCACGCAGGGAAGCCCCTCCTCGCGCTCCTCGTGCTGTCcagcctcctcctcttcctcccgctCGTCGCCTCCGTCCCCTTGCCAA GAAGCCTGCGCCTGGGGAACCCGCAGCAGCACCCGCCGGCTGTGAAGCTTGCTGCTTCTTCTCAG gaggcggcgatggcggcgtggAACCTCGgcagcaggccggcggcgaggctggccGTGGAGGTGAACGACTACCAACCGTCCGGCCCCAACAACCGCCATGACCCGCCCAAGGGTCCCGGCAGAGCGTGA
- the LOC120665114 gene encoding uncharacterized protein At5g19025-like gives MADCRSLIEFLRAFEQHRRRGAPSSDPSSPRPRRASLSSSSSPTARSRGRGRLFPALCDHSPLAVVDALALLASLAALAFLAAPYARMLAAEARDAVATVATRHPAAPCVPLAAGVAAGAVVLAWDAAAHRARRCGRPRCRGLRKAVEYDIQLETEECVRGLLPQPPAPHAGGGGAAPARPASEIGDDHRELEAVLRKMAPPNGRTVLIFRAPCGCPKERMEVRGAKKVRRIKK, from the coding sequence aTGGCGGACTGCCGCAGCCTCATCGAGTTCCTCCGCGCCTTcgagcagcaccgccgccgcggcgccccttCCTCGGACCCTTCCTccccgcggccacgccgcgcgtcgctctcctcctcctcctcacccaCCGCGCGGtcgcggggccggggccggctcTTCCCCGCCCTCTGCGACCACTCCCCGCTGGCCGTGGTCGACGCGCTCGCGCTCCTCGCGtcgctcgccgcgctcgccttcctcgccgcgcccTACGCGCGGATGCTCGCCGCCGAGGCGCGGGACGCCGTGGCCACCGTGGCCACGCGCCACCCGGCCGCGCCGTGCGTCCCGCTGGCCGCGGGCGTCGCCGCGGGGGCCGTCGTGCTGGCGTgggacgccgccgcgcaccgcgcGCGCAGGTGCGGCAGGCCGCGGTGCCGCGGCCTGCGCAAGGCCGTCGAGTACGACATCCAGCTCGAGACGGAGGAGTGTGTGCGCGGCCTGCTcccgcagccgccggcgccgcacgccgggggaggcggggccgcgcccgcgcgcccggcgtcCGAGATCGGGGACGACCACCGGGAGCTCGAGGCGGTGCTCAGGAAGATGGCGCCGCCCAACGGACGGACCGTGCTTATCTTCCGCGCGCCGTGCGGCTGCCCAAAGGAGAGGATGGAGGTCCGGGGCGCCAAGAAGGTGCGCCGGATCAAGAAGTAG
- the LOC120665113 gene encoding myb-related protein 2-like, giving the protein MYHQHQGPSELFTTRTSFPMEQHLFLRGGNAQGDSGLVLSTDAKPRLKWTPELHQRFVDAVNQLGGAEKATPKTVMRLMGIPGLTLYHLKSHLQKYRLSKNLQAQANVSTSKNAIGCATIADRMPGTSAPTMSSTNVIPQAEKTIQIGEALQMQIEVQRQLNEQLEVQRHLQLRIEAQGKYLQAVLEQAQETLGKQNLGPANLEDAKIKISELVSQVSNERFSNAITDIKESSSVHRLEPKQIQFVDSCWKSNYLTAAEGFIKEHRLQHHGVLRAYDDSSLFCRKGSHEHENQIALNRSLSERRMAHLQNEKGYNKAEFGYESDTEMAPEYITPQKNGGGSTTSSASGSKGDTGKTYLEEPNCTRQSVEYPSESKLLDFEHSCPGKKLDLNTHNVDDADQAYRHFDLNGFSWS; this is encoded by the exons ATGTATCACCAACATCAGGGCCCGAGTGAGCTCTTCACTACAAGGACATCCTTTCCTATGGAGCAGCATCTGTTTTTGCGTGGAGGAAATGCCCAAGGAGATTCTGGGCTGGTTCTCTCAACTGATGCTAAACCAAGGCTGAAATGGACACCTGAGTTACATCAGAGATTTGTAGATGCAGTCAATCAATTAGGTGGAGCTGAGA AAGCTACACCAAAAACAGTCATGAGACTCATGGGCATTCCAGGACTCACCTTGTACCATCTGAAAAGCCATCTCCAG AAATACAGGCTTAGCAAGAACCTCCAAGCTCAAGCAAATGTCAGCACATCAAAGAATG CCATAGGATGTGCAACCATTGCTGATAGGATGCCTGGAACAAGTGCGCCAACAATGAGCAGTACAAATGTCATTCCACAGGCAGAGAA GACTATTCAAATTGGCGAAGCACTTCAGATGCAAATTGAGGTTCAGAGGCAGTTGAATGAACAGCTTGAG GTGCAAAGGCATCTACAACTACGAATAGAAGCCCAAGGGAAGTACCTACAGGCAGTTTTAGAGCAGGCACAAGAGACACTTGGAAAACAGAATTTGGGTCCTGCAAACCTTGAagatgcaaaaataaaaatatcagAGCTGGTATCACAAGTATCAAATGAACGCTTCAGCAATGCAATTACAGATATAAAAGAAAGTTCAAGTGTGCATAGATTAGAGCCCAAACAAATCCAGTTTGTTGACAGTTGTTGGAAAAGTAATTATTTGACTGCAGCTGAAGGATTCATCAAGGAGCACAGACTACAACATCATGGAGTACTAAGAGCATATGATGATAGTTcattattttgcagaaaaggatCTCATGAACATGAAAACCAGATTGCCCTTAATAGAAGCCTAAGTGAGCGTAGGATGGCTCATTTGCAGAATGAGAAAGGGTACAATAAAGCAGAATTTGGGTATGAAAGTGATACAGAGATGGCACCTGAGTATATTACACCTCAAAAGAATGGTGGAGGTAGCACCACCAGTTCGGCATCAGGAAGCAAAGGGGACACAGGGAAGACATACCTCGAAGAACCAAACTGCACGAGACAGTCAGTTGAATATCCCAGCGAAAGCAAGCTACTAGACTTTGAGCACTCATGTCCGGGGAAGAAACTCGACCTGAACACCCACAATGTTGATGATGCCGATCAAGCTTACAGACATTTCGACTTGAATGGGTTCAGCTGGAGTTGA